The Falco rusticolus isolate bFalRus1 chromosome 5, bFalRus1.pri, whole genome shotgun sequence genome has a segment encoding these proteins:
- the DCLRE1C gene encoding protein artemis isoform X2, with the protein MLTRLFQKEDIEVTLLPAGHCPGSVMFLFEGENGTVLYTGDFRLAKGEAARMGLLHSGTRVKDIQSVYLDTTFCDPKFYQIPSREECLNGILELVRSWTSLTRYHVVWLNCKAAYGYEYLFVNLSEELGIKVHVNKLDMFRKMPDILYHVTTDRHTQIHACRHPRDDDCFQWDRLPCGMTCQNGTPLHIISIKPSTMWFGEKIKKTSVIVRTGERTYRACFSFHSSYSEIKDFLSYIRPVNVYPNVLPVGGTEDKVMEILKPLCRLYKRNMEPRYKPLGMLKRVQKRDLSDTDEDDLFDSELTSARRKIPKQQIEESRPSSTVQPENAERNIESTESYKATTTYTSVKVDFVDCEESNDDDEDDEEESEKNTVQVLSCEPDATSTSTFNGLTSDQQESNADVPRWDAFFKCNKPDEGSENEDNFSSLADAGGSQSLISDSDGVSDSTHISSQNSSQSTHISEQGSQGWDSQMDTVLITSQERNASDFSSLSKGGSRAVVSVPQEAAKDSQPDSSRWKPLGQNRSCACDVACNLKSKGTEKDAEAGTADVGDALVEVTDSPRTPDLELRRDSQSSSDFEIPSTPDAEVPQPDKLQCLYKKLAAGENIVRKKVS; encoded by the exons ATGCTAACTCGTCTCTTCCAGAAAGAAGATATAGAGGTGACACTTCTCCCAGCTGGTCACTGTCCAGGATCAGTCAT GTTTTTGTTTGAAGGTGAAAATGGCACAGTGCTGTATACAGGGGATTTCAGGCTTGCaaaaggagaagcagccagAATGGGGCTTTTGCATTCGGGGACAAG AGTAAAAGACATACAGAGTGTGTATTTGGATACTACTTTTTGCGATCCCAAATTTTATCAGATCCCAAGCCGG GAGGAATGTTTAAATGGGATCTTAGAGTTAGTGCGAAGCTGGACCTCACTGACTCGTTATCACGTTGTGTGGCTGAACTGCAAAGCTGCTTACGGATATGAGTATTTATTCGTAAATCTCAGTGAGGAACTTGGAATTAAG GTGCATGTAAACAAACTTGATATGTTCAGAAAAATGCCAGATATCCTCTACCATGTTACTACAGATCGACACACTCAGATTCATGCCTGTCGACATCCTCGG GATGATGACTGCTTTCAATGGGACAGACTGCCCTGTGGGATGACTTGCCAAAATGGAACTCCCTTGCACATCATCAGCATCAAACCCTCCACTATGTGGTTTGGAGAGAAGATCAAGAAAACCAGTGTAATAGTGAG gacTGGAGAGCGTACATACAGAGCGTGTTTCTCTTTCCACTCTTCATACAGCGAG ATTAAGGATTTCCTGAGCTATATCCGCCCTGTGAATGTATATCCGAATGTACTGCCAGTGGGTGGGACAGAAGACAAAGTTATGGAAAT ATTAAAGCCATTATGCAGGTTGTACAAGAGAAACATGGAACCCAGGTACAAGCCCTTAGGAATGCTGAAGAGAGTCCAGAAGAGAGACTTGTCTGATACAG ATGAAGATGATCTCTTTGATTCAGAATTAACTTCTGCAAGGCGCAAGATTCCAAAACAGCAGATTGAGGAGAGCAGGCCCTCCAGTACAGTACAACCTGAAAACGCTGAACGAAACATTGAGAGCACAGAAAGTTACAAAGCAACCACAACTTACACCTCCGTCAAGGTAGACTTCGTGGACTGTGAGGAATcaaatgatgatgatgaagatgacgaagaagaatctgaaaaaaatacagttcaggTTCTTTCCTGTGAGCCAGATGCCACTTCCACATCAACTTTCAATGGATTAACTAGTGATCAACAGGAGTCTAATGCTGATGTCCCTCGCTGggatgcatttttcaaatgtaacaAACCAGATGAAGGCTCTGAGAACGAGGACAACTTCTCATCTTTAGCAGATGCCGGTGGCTCCCAGTCACTCATTAGTGATTCAGATGGAGTAAGCGACTCTACACACATCTCCTCCCAAAATTCTTCTCAGTCAACACACATATCAGAGCaggggagccagggctgggatAGCCAAATGGACACAGTACTCATCACCTCCCAAGAGAGAAACGCCTCGGACTTCAGCTCCTTAAGCAaaggtgggagcagagcagtTGTTTCTGTGCCACAGGAGGCGGCCAAAGACAGTCAGCCTGACAGCAGTAGGTGGAAGCCACTGGGACAAAACAGATCTTGTGCCTGTGACGTTGCCTGTAacttgaaaagcaaaggcaCTGAGAAAGATGCAGAAGCTGGCACTGCTGATGTTGGAGATGCACTAGTGGAAGTAACTGATAGCCCCAGGACTCCCGATCTGGAACTGAGGAGGGACTCTCAGAGCTCCTCTGACTTTGAAATTCCCTCGACTCCTGATGCTGAAGTGCCTCAGCCAGACAAACTGCAGTGCTTATATAAGAAGCTAGCAGCAGGTGAAAACATAGtgagaaaaaaagtctcttaa
- the SUV39H2 gene encoding histone-lysine N-methyltransferase SUV39H2 isoform X1 produces MCVPVLLRFPNCLLFAECVLLPASQKQEILHNPAWYVPCLASLETLQELCRKENLRCKSIGITNRSLKSYEVEYLCDYKVEEGTEYYLVKWKGWPESSNTWEPQKNLKCPVLLQNFLSDKNEYLSRVREGKGLKVRNHGKVLKPAVAEYIVKKAKQRIALQRWKEDLNRKKNHKAMILVENTVDLEGPPLDFYYINEYKPAPGINVINGITTGCECMDCPAEKCCPKEAGFILAYNKHKKLKIQPGLPIYECNSFCRCGPDCPNRIVQKGTPYSLCIFRTNNGRGWGVKTLQKIKTNSFVMEYVGEVITSEEAERRGQLYDNQGNTYLFDLDYDSDEFTVDAARYGNVSHFVNHSCDPNLQVFNVFIDNLDLRLPRIALFSTRTIKAGEELTFDYQMKGSIDLTSDSADGLSPSRKRIRTVCKCGAVCCRGYLN; encoded by the exons ATGTGTGTACCTGTTTTACTACGTTTCCCAAATTGTCTTCTGTTTGCAGAATGTGTGCTTCTTCCTGCCtcacaaaagcaagaaatactGCATAACCCAG CTTGGTATGTGCCATGTCTAGCTTCACTTGAGACCCTCCAAGAATTATGTAGGAAGGAAAATCTCAGATGTAAATCCATTGGAATCACCAACAGGAGTCTAAAGAGTTATGAGGTGGAATATTTGTGTGACTACAAGGTAGAAGAG gGCACAGAATACTATCTTGTGAAATGGAAAGGGTGGCCGGAATCTTCAAATACTTGGGAACcccagaaaaatctgaaatgccCAGTGCTGCTTCAAAACTTTCTTAGTGACAAAAATGAGTACTTGTCTCGGGTGAGAGAAGGCAAAGGACTGAAAGTGAGAAACCATGGTAAAGTTTTGAAACCTGCAGTTGCAGAGTACATTGTAAAGAAGGCTAAGCAAAGAATAGCTCTGCAGAGATGGAAAGAAGATCTCAACAGGAAGAAGAATCATAAAGCAATGATTCTGGTAGAAAACACTGTGGATCTTGAAGGCCCCCCTTTAGACTTCTACTACATTAACGAGTATAAACCTGCTCCAggaataaatgtaataaatggAATAACAACTGGCTGTGAATGCATGGACTGCCCTGCTGAGAAGTGCTGTCCAAAGGAGGCTGGATTTATTTTGGCTTACAATAAACATAAGAAGTTGAAAATCCAGCCTGGCTTGCCCATCTATGAATGCAATTCGTTTTGTAGGTGTGGGCCTGATTGCCCTAATAGGATAGTACAGAAAGGTACACCATATTCTCTTTGCATCTTCAGAACTAACAATGGCCGTGGTTGGGGAGTAAAAACActccagaaaattaaaaccaacagTTTTGTGATGGAGTATGTCGGAGAG gtgatTACAAGTGAGGAAGCAGAGAGACGAGGCCAGCTGTATGATAACCAGGGAAATACATACTTGTTTGATTTGGACTATGACTCAGATGAATTTACAGTAGATGCAGCTCGATATGGAAATGTGTCCCACTTTGTGAATCACAGT TGTGATCCAAATCTTCAAGTCTTCAATGTGTTTATTGATAACCTCGACTTGCGTCTTCCTCGAATAGCGCTGTTTTCTACACGAACCATCAAGGCTGGAGAAGAGCTAACCTTTGACTATCAGATGAAAG GTTCAATAGATCTGACTTCAGACTCTGCTGATGGTCTTAGCCCATCCAGAAAGAGGATCAGAACTGTGTGTAAATGCGGAGCTGTGTGTTGCAGAGGTTACCTCAACTGA
- the SUV39H2 gene encoding histone-lysine N-methyltransferase SUV39H2 isoform X3, with the protein MCVPVLLRFPNCLLFAECVLLPASQKQEILHNPAWYVPCLASLETLQELCRKENLRCKSIGITNRSLKSYEVEYLCDYKVEEGTEYYLVKWKGWPESSNTWEPQKNLKCPVLLQNFLSDKNEYLSRVREGKGLKVRNHGKVLKPAVAEYIVKKAKQRIALQRWKEDLNRKKNHKAMILVENTVDLEGPPLDFYYINEYKPAPGINVINGITTGCECMDCPAEKCCPKEAGFILAYNKHKKLKIQPGLPIYECNSFCRCGPDCPNRIVQKGTPYSLCIFRTNNGRGWGVKTLQKIKTNSFVMEYVGECDPNLQVFNVFIDNLDLRLPRIALFSTRTIKAGEELTFDYQMKGSIDLTSDSADGLSPSRKRIRTVCKCGAVCCRGYLN; encoded by the exons ATGTGTGTACCTGTTTTACTACGTTTCCCAAATTGTCTTCTGTTTGCAGAATGTGTGCTTCTTCCTGCCtcacaaaagcaagaaatactGCATAACCCAG CTTGGTATGTGCCATGTCTAGCTTCACTTGAGACCCTCCAAGAATTATGTAGGAAGGAAAATCTCAGATGTAAATCCATTGGAATCACCAACAGGAGTCTAAAGAGTTATGAGGTGGAATATTTGTGTGACTACAAGGTAGAAGAG gGCACAGAATACTATCTTGTGAAATGGAAAGGGTGGCCGGAATCTTCAAATACTTGGGAACcccagaaaaatctgaaatgccCAGTGCTGCTTCAAAACTTTCTTAGTGACAAAAATGAGTACTTGTCTCGGGTGAGAGAAGGCAAAGGACTGAAAGTGAGAAACCATGGTAAAGTTTTGAAACCTGCAGTTGCAGAGTACATTGTAAAGAAGGCTAAGCAAAGAATAGCTCTGCAGAGATGGAAAGAAGATCTCAACAGGAAGAAGAATCATAAAGCAATGATTCTGGTAGAAAACACTGTGGATCTTGAAGGCCCCCCTTTAGACTTCTACTACATTAACGAGTATAAACCTGCTCCAggaataaatgtaataaatggAATAACAACTGGCTGTGAATGCATGGACTGCCCTGCTGAGAAGTGCTGTCCAAAGGAGGCTGGATTTATTTTGGCTTACAATAAACATAAGAAGTTGAAAATCCAGCCTGGCTTGCCCATCTATGAATGCAATTCGTTTTGTAGGTGTGGGCCTGATTGCCCTAATAGGATAGTACAGAAAGGTACACCATATTCTCTTTGCATCTTCAGAACTAACAATGGCCGTGGTTGGGGAGTAAAAACActccagaaaattaaaaccaacagTTTTGTGATGGAGTATGTCGGAGAG TGTGATCCAAATCTTCAAGTCTTCAATGTGTTTATTGATAACCTCGACTTGCGTCTTCCTCGAATAGCGCTGTTTTCTACACGAACCATCAAGGCTGGAGAAGAGCTAACCTTTGACTATCAGATGAAAG GTTCAATAGATCTGACTTCAGACTCTGCTGATGGTCTTAGCCCATCCAGAAAGAGGATCAGAACTGTGTGTAAATGCGGAGCTGTGTGTTGCAGAGGTTACCTCAACTGA
- the MEIG1 gene encoding LOW QUALITY PROTEIN: meiosis expressed gene 1 protein homolog (The sequence of the model RefSeq protein was modified relative to this genomic sequence to represent the inferred CDS: inserted 2 bases in 1 codon; substituted 1 base at 1 genomic stop codon): MMTQGVPHISRCLEEACSLXFSTSYKEVLDTSNTXVISEISGVMAKADIKPKSMHYAKKWSDDVENLHRFQQAGYRDEVEYKQVKQVDMVEHWPETGFVKKLQRRDNTFYYYDKQRECEDREVHKVKVYVY, encoded by the exons ATGATGACTCAGGGAGTGCCACACATATCTAGGTGTCTTGAAGAAGCATGTTCATT ATTCAGTACATCCTATAAAGAAGTACTTGACACTAGTAACACCTAAGTTATT TCTGAAATTTCTGGAGTCATGGCTAAAGCTGACATCAAACCAAAATCTATGCATTATGCCAAAAAATGGTCAGATGATGTAGAGAACTTACACAGATTTCAGCAAGCTGGATACAGAGATGAGGTTGAATATAAACAAGTAAAACAAGTTGATATG GTAGAGCATTGGCCAGAAACTGGATTTGTTAAAAAACTTCAGAGAAGGGACAATACGTTCTATTATTACGATAAGCAAAGAGAATGTGAAGACAGAGAAGTCCATAAAGTGAAAGTTTATGTGTATTAG
- the DCLRE1C gene encoding protein artemis isoform X1, with protein sequence MSRFGGRVHEYPALSIDRFDRDNLRARAYFLSHCHKDHMKGLRAPALKRRLEGSLKVKLYCSPVTKELLLTSWKYKFWENHIVALEVETPTQISLVDETSGEKEDIEVTLLPAGHCPGSVMFLFEGENGTVLYTGDFRLAKGEAARMGLLHSGTRVKDIQSVYLDTTFCDPKFYQIPSREECLNGILELVRSWTSLTRYHVVWLNCKAAYGYEYLFVNLSEELGIKVHVNKLDMFRKMPDILYHVTTDRHTQIHACRHPRDDDCFQWDRLPCGMTCQNGTPLHIISIKPSTMWFGEKIKKTSVIVRTGERTYRACFSFHSSYSEIKDFLSYIRPVNVYPNVLPVGGTEDKVMEILKPLCRLYKRNMEPRYKPLGMLKRVQKRDLSDTDEDDLFDSELTSARRKIPKQQIEESRPSSTVQPENAERNIESTESYKATTTYTSVKVDFVDCEESNDDDEDDEEESEKNTVQVLSCEPDATSTSTFNGLTSDQQESNADVPRWDAFFKCNKPDEGSENEDNFSSLADAGGSQSLISDSDGVSDSTHISSQNSSQSTHISEQGSQGWDSQMDTVLITSQERNASDFSSLSKGGSRAVVSVPQEAAKDSQPDSSRWKPLGQNRSCACDVACNLKSKGTEKDAEAGTADVGDALVEVTDSPRTPDLELRRDSQSSSDFEIPSTPDAEVPQPDKLQCLYKKLAAGENIVRKKVS encoded by the exons ATGAGCCGGTTCGGGGGTCGCGTGCACGAGTACCCGGCCCTGTCCATTGACCGCTTCGACCGCGACAACCTGCGCGCGCGGGCCTACTTCCTGTCGCACTGCCACAAGG ATCACATGAAGGGGCTGCGGGCCCCCGCCCTGAAGAGGAGACTGGAGGGCAG CTTGAAAGTTAAATTATACTGCTCACCGGTAACTAAGGAATTGCTGTTGACTAGCTGGAAGTATAAGTTTTGGGAGAATCACATT GTTGCACTGGAAGTTGAAACTCCAACTCAGATTTCTTTAGTAGATGAAACATCTGGTGAG AAAGAAGATATAGAGGTGACACTTCTCCCAGCTGGTCACTGTCCAGGATCAGTCAT GTTTTTGTTTGAAGGTGAAAATGGCACAGTGCTGTATACAGGGGATTTCAGGCTTGCaaaaggagaagcagccagAATGGGGCTTTTGCATTCGGGGACAAG AGTAAAAGACATACAGAGTGTGTATTTGGATACTACTTTTTGCGATCCCAAATTTTATCAGATCCCAAGCCGG GAGGAATGTTTAAATGGGATCTTAGAGTTAGTGCGAAGCTGGACCTCACTGACTCGTTATCACGTTGTGTGGCTGAACTGCAAAGCTGCTTACGGATATGAGTATTTATTCGTAAATCTCAGTGAGGAACTTGGAATTAAG GTGCATGTAAACAAACTTGATATGTTCAGAAAAATGCCAGATATCCTCTACCATGTTACTACAGATCGACACACTCAGATTCATGCCTGTCGACATCCTCGG GATGATGACTGCTTTCAATGGGACAGACTGCCCTGTGGGATGACTTGCCAAAATGGAACTCCCTTGCACATCATCAGCATCAAACCCTCCACTATGTGGTTTGGAGAGAAGATCAAGAAAACCAGTGTAATAGTGAG gacTGGAGAGCGTACATACAGAGCGTGTTTCTCTTTCCACTCTTCATACAGCGAG ATTAAGGATTTCCTGAGCTATATCCGCCCTGTGAATGTATATCCGAATGTACTGCCAGTGGGTGGGACAGAAGACAAAGTTATGGAAAT ATTAAAGCCATTATGCAGGTTGTACAAGAGAAACATGGAACCCAGGTACAAGCCCTTAGGAATGCTGAAGAGAGTCCAGAAGAGAGACTTGTCTGATACAG ATGAAGATGATCTCTTTGATTCAGAATTAACTTCTGCAAGGCGCAAGATTCCAAAACAGCAGATTGAGGAGAGCAGGCCCTCCAGTACAGTACAACCTGAAAACGCTGAACGAAACATTGAGAGCACAGAAAGTTACAAAGCAACCACAACTTACACCTCCGTCAAGGTAGACTTCGTGGACTGTGAGGAATcaaatgatgatgatgaagatgacgaagaagaatctgaaaaaaatacagttcaggTTCTTTCCTGTGAGCCAGATGCCACTTCCACATCAACTTTCAATGGATTAACTAGTGATCAACAGGAGTCTAATGCTGATGTCCCTCGCTGggatgcatttttcaaatgtaacaAACCAGATGAAGGCTCTGAGAACGAGGACAACTTCTCATCTTTAGCAGATGCCGGTGGCTCCCAGTCACTCATTAGTGATTCAGATGGAGTAAGCGACTCTACACACATCTCCTCCCAAAATTCTTCTCAGTCAACACACATATCAGAGCaggggagccagggctgggatAGCCAAATGGACACAGTACTCATCACCTCCCAAGAGAGAAACGCCTCGGACTTCAGCTCCTTAAGCAaaggtgggagcagagcagtTGTTTCTGTGCCACAGGAGGCGGCCAAAGACAGTCAGCCTGACAGCAGTAGGTGGAAGCCACTGGGACAAAACAGATCTTGTGCCTGTGACGTTGCCTGTAacttgaaaagcaaaggcaCTGAGAAAGATGCAGAAGCTGGCACTGCTGATGTTGGAGATGCACTAGTGGAAGTAACTGATAGCCCCAGGACTCCCGATCTGGAACTGAGGAGGGACTCTCAGAGCTCCTCTGACTTTGAAATTCCCTCGACTCCTGATGCTGAAGTGCCTCAGCCAGACAAACTGCAGTGCTTATATAAGAAGCTAGCAGCAGGTGAAAACATAGtgagaaaaaaagtctcttaa
- the SUV39H2 gene encoding histone-lysine N-methyltransferase SUV39H2 isoform X2: MEGWRGAWYVPCLASLETLQELCRKENLRCKSIGITNRSLKSYEVEYLCDYKVEEGTEYYLVKWKGWPESSNTWEPQKNLKCPVLLQNFLSDKNEYLSRVREGKGLKVRNHGKVLKPAVAEYIVKKAKQRIALQRWKEDLNRKKNHKAMILVENTVDLEGPPLDFYYINEYKPAPGINVINGITTGCECMDCPAEKCCPKEAGFILAYNKHKKLKIQPGLPIYECNSFCRCGPDCPNRIVQKGTPYSLCIFRTNNGRGWGVKTLQKIKTNSFVMEYVGEVITSEEAERRGQLYDNQGNTYLFDLDYDSDEFTVDAARYGNVSHFVNHSCDPNLQVFNVFIDNLDLRLPRIALFSTRTIKAGEELTFDYQMKGSIDLTSDSADGLSPSRKRIRTVCKCGAVCCRGYLN; this comes from the exons ATGGAGGGCTGGCGAGGAG CTTGGTATGTGCCATGTCTAGCTTCACTTGAGACCCTCCAAGAATTATGTAGGAAGGAAAATCTCAGATGTAAATCCATTGGAATCACCAACAGGAGTCTAAAGAGTTATGAGGTGGAATATTTGTGTGACTACAAGGTAGAAGAG gGCACAGAATACTATCTTGTGAAATGGAAAGGGTGGCCGGAATCTTCAAATACTTGGGAACcccagaaaaatctgaaatgccCAGTGCTGCTTCAAAACTTTCTTAGTGACAAAAATGAGTACTTGTCTCGGGTGAGAGAAGGCAAAGGACTGAAAGTGAGAAACCATGGTAAAGTTTTGAAACCTGCAGTTGCAGAGTACATTGTAAAGAAGGCTAAGCAAAGAATAGCTCTGCAGAGATGGAAAGAAGATCTCAACAGGAAGAAGAATCATAAAGCAATGATTCTGGTAGAAAACACTGTGGATCTTGAAGGCCCCCCTTTAGACTTCTACTACATTAACGAGTATAAACCTGCTCCAggaataaatgtaataaatggAATAACAACTGGCTGTGAATGCATGGACTGCCCTGCTGAGAAGTGCTGTCCAAAGGAGGCTGGATTTATTTTGGCTTACAATAAACATAAGAAGTTGAAAATCCAGCCTGGCTTGCCCATCTATGAATGCAATTCGTTTTGTAGGTGTGGGCCTGATTGCCCTAATAGGATAGTACAGAAAGGTACACCATATTCTCTTTGCATCTTCAGAACTAACAATGGCCGTGGTTGGGGAGTAAAAACActccagaaaattaaaaccaacagTTTTGTGATGGAGTATGTCGGAGAG gtgatTACAAGTGAGGAAGCAGAGAGACGAGGCCAGCTGTATGATAACCAGGGAAATACATACTTGTTTGATTTGGACTATGACTCAGATGAATTTACAGTAGATGCAGCTCGATATGGAAATGTGTCCCACTTTGTGAATCACAGT TGTGATCCAAATCTTCAAGTCTTCAATGTGTTTATTGATAACCTCGACTTGCGTCTTCCTCGAATAGCGCTGTTTTCTACACGAACCATCAAGGCTGGAGAAGAGCTAACCTTTGACTATCAGATGAAAG GTTCAATAGATCTGACTTCAGACTCTGCTGATGGTCTTAGCCCATCCAGAAAGAGGATCAGAACTGTGTGTAAATGCGGAGCTGTGTGTTGCAGAGGTTACCTCAACTGA